From the Lacipirellulaceae bacterium genome, the window GTCCACCCGGACGATCAAGCTTGGGAGGTGTTTGCTCGGGTGGCGGCGGCGCGAATTGCCGGCTCGAACATCACGGTGAGCGTCCCCGCGAGCCTTTCAGGCGAGGCGATGGGGGCTGTTTCCCAATTAAAAGAGCTGGTCGCGATATGGTCCCCCAAGCCAGAATTTCTCGCTGAGTCCAACGAAGATTTGGCGATGGCTACGTCTAAGCGACGAGTCGGGCGGCTGCGTTTTGCCCACCCTTCGCGCGTTCCCACGGATGTGAGAAAAGCCGCCGCCGATGCCCTGCTCTACATCGCGGACACGCCGGTTAGTTCGCACGGTCGTGTTGAGTTGCTGTGGTATTTCCGCGAGCAGTCGATCTCGCACGTGTATCATCGCTACGGGAATCTTGGTTTGCGTGGCAATTCACAGTGAAAGTCCCACGCAGAGTCGCGGAGATCGCAAAGGTTCTGTTTGAGATCTAGCTCGGCGGCCTCCGCACCTCTGCGTGGGATATCTAGCGACTACTTTTTCTTGCGGCGTTTCTTCTCTATCGTCCAAACCTCGGCAAAGCTCGGGTCGAGCCGTGCCAGCCGGTTCCGCCGGATGTCGAGCTGACGCAGCTTTCCTTTGCGGGGCTTCACCAACACGAACGGCAAGCAAACGGCTTTGACTTCCAGCGGCTCGCAGTCGCGGTACGGGGTGATGGCGATGCGGACCAACTCTTCACGCTCCGCTTGGGCGACGTCGTATTCCCAGATGAGCAGAGGGAACTCACAGATTTCATAGAGGATGGCGACCCAATCACCGGCGCGCACTTCCTCCGGCGCGAGCGACTTTGCCAAAGTCGCGCGCTCACACTCCACCTCGGCGTCGTTGGTTGCGGAAGAAGCCATGCGGAGGAGGACATGGCACGGCTAGCGGAGGTTCGCAAAGAGATGGCAATTGAACATTGACTAGCCCGCGAGCACGACGACGTTGGGTCTGGCTCGCGCGGAGAATTATTTGCAAGGGTTCCCGCGCGAGGCTTAGCTAGCAAACTTTCGTTCGCAGTGTGCGAGATCTGCCCTAAAAAACAGGCTGCAAACTCTTCAGTCGAGCTTCGGTCTCTGCCATTAGCGCATCCTCGGCGGCTTCGTCTTCCGCGACGTAGGTGACGCTGAATCTTAGGAACGGCCCCGCGTCGTCCCAGGGGACGGTGCAAATGGACTGTTCGGTGATGAGAAATTGGCTTGCCTCTTCCGCATTGGCGAACTCGACGCCCGGGCCTTCGAAGGCTTTCGGCGACGGCGTGTAGAGAAAGTACGTGCCGCCGGGCATTTCACATTCGAAGCCGCAGCGTTTGAGTGTAGCGACGAGCTTTTCCATGCGACGGCGATACTTCGCGCGGATTCGTTGCGGGATGCTCTCGTCATCGAGAGCGGCGATCGCGGCTTTTTGGATCGCCATGAATTGGCCCGAGTCGCTGTTGTCCTTCACGTAGCCAAACGCGCTGACGATCCGCTCATGGCCGCAGACCCAGCCCATCCGCCAGCCGATCATGTCGTAGCCTTTGCTCATCGAGTGAACTTCGACGCCGACGTCTTTCGCGCCCGGCACGGCAAGGAAGCTGTTTGGTTCTTGGTCAAACGAAAGCAACGCATGGGCGGCGTCTTGCACGATGACAATGTTGTTGTCTTTGGCAAACTGAATCGCCTTCTCGTAAAACTCGCGGGTGGCCGTCTTGCCGGTGGGGCTGTTGGGGAAGCAGAGCACGAGGAGCTTTGCTTTGTCGAGCACGTCCCCAGGGATGCCGTCGAGGTCGGGGAGGAAATCGTTCTCGGCCAGCAGTGGTAATTTGTAAACGCTGCCGCCGTAAAAGTTGGTGTGCGTCCCCACGACGGGATAGCCCGGCACGGTCATTAGCGTGATGTCGCCGGGGTTGATGAACACGCCTGGTAGCATCGCGTAGACAGGCTTCGAGCCGATCGCCGGGCAGATTTCGGTTGCCGGGTCGAGTTGTACGCCGTAGGTCCGCTGCATCATCCGCGCGACGGCTTCCCTGAAGGCGGGAATGCCGTTGTCTGAGTAGCCTCGATTCTCCGGCTTGTTGATCTCCTCGGCCATCACAAGGCGAACCTTCTCGTCGGCCATTTCGTCATTCTCGCCGATCCCGAAGTCGAGCAGTTGCCGTTCGGGAAAGTCCGCCAGGACTTTGCGTTTGGCGCGTTTGATCTTCTCGAACTTGTAAATAGCGGTGTCTTTGCCGTAGCTGGCACCGCCGATGCGGTCGGCGAAAAGGGACTGGAAGTAGGGATCGGACATTGTGGGGTGGCGTTGTTTATGAGTGAGCGGCAGTTACGTTAACCACCATCGTCCCGATGGTGTCTTCGCCGAAATGACGAATCCCACAAGCTACCGGAGTGTGCGAGGGGCGACAACCGGGCGAGGCGCGGTCCACGCGGAGCGTGGAGTTACAGTAACACCACGCTCCGCGTGGTGAGCCCTCTAGCCGGGGCTATTCTTGCGGCAATGTTGGCCACTCGACTTTGGGGAGGGGCATGCGGATGACGAGGTCGTCGCCCTCGGGGAGATCACTCTCGACGCTTGGAGCTTCGT encodes:
- a CDS encoding LL-diaminopimelate aminotransferase; protein product: MSDPYFQSLFADRIGGASYGKDTAIYKFEKIKRAKRKVLADFPERQLLDFGIGENDEMADEKVRLVMAEEINKPENRGYSDNGIPAFREAVARMMQRTYGVQLDPATEICPAIGSKPVYAMLPGVFINPGDITLMTVPGYPVVGTHTNFYGGSVYKLPLLAENDFLPDLDGIPGDVLDKAKLLVLCFPNSPTGKTATREFYEKAIQFAKDNNIVIVQDAAHALLSFDQEPNSFLAVPGAKDVGVEVHSMSKGYDMIGWRMGWVCGHERIVSAFGYVKDNSDSGQFMAIQKAAIAALDDESIPQRIRAKYRRRMEKLVATLKRCGFECEMPGGTYFLYTPSPKAFEGPGVEFANAEEASQFLITEQSICTVPWDDAGPFLRFSVTYVAEDEAAEDALMAETEARLKSLQPVF